One Streptococcus sp. VT 162 genomic window, TAATCACTAAAGTGATTGCCAATCTACTACAATCGCTATGATGACTTTTGCGTTGTAAGTATAAGAAGAAATCCAGAGGTTGCAACCCAGCCTCTGTTTTTCGGTAAAAAGGGGCTAAACCCAATTTATTTGAGTTTTTATCATCAATATGAAAGAAAGGAATTGAACCCGACCTAGATTGAGGTTTTGTTCCGCAATATTAACAGAAAGGAATAAGGGTGTTCGAGTAACTGAACTCGAGCGGAAAGCTTGGAAATTAGATAAACCTCCTAAGAAATCAGGATTTCTTGTCGGTTTCCTAAATTTCAGTCGTTTTCTGTTCGCTCTTAGTATCTTGTATGAACAATACTGAATTTTATGATCGTCTGGGGGTGTCAAAAAACGCTTCGGCAGACGAGATCAAAAAGGCTTATCGTAAGCTTTCAAAAAAATACCACCCAGATATCAACAAGGAGCCTGGTGCTGAGGAAAAATACAAGGAAGTTCAAGAAGCCTATGAGACTTTGAGTGACGACCAAAAACGTGCAGCCTACGACCAATATGGTGCTGCAGGTGCCAACGGTGGCTTTGGTGGTGCTGGCGGTTTTGGTGGCTTTGACGGAGCAGGTGGCTTCGGTGGTTTTGAAGATATCTTTTCAAGTTTTTTCGGGGGAGGCGGAGCTTCACGCAATCCAAACGCTCCTCGTCAAGGGGATGATCTCCAGTACCGTGTGAACTTGACCTTTGAAGAAGCCATCTTCGGAGCTGAAAAAGAAGTTAAGTACAACCGTGAAGCAAGCTGTCGTACCTGTAATGGATCTGGTGCTAAGCCAGGGACAAGTCCAGTCACTTGTGGACGCTGTCATGGCGCTGGTGTCATTAATGTCGATACGCAGACTCCGCTTGGTATGATGCGACGTCAAGTAACTTGTGATGTCTGTCATGGTCGCGGAAAAGAAATCAAGGATCCATGTACAACTTGTCATGGAACAGGTCATGAAAAACAAGCTCATAGCGTACATGTGAAAATTCCTGCTGGTGTGGAAACTGGTCAACAAATTCGCCTAGCTGGTCAAGGTGAAGCAGGCTTTAACGGTGGGCCTTACGGAGACTTGTATGTAGTGGTTTCAGTAGAAGCCAGCGATAAGTTTGAACGTGAAGGAACAACTATTTTCTACAAGTTAAATCTTAATATTGTCCAAGCTACTCTTGGAGATACTGTGGAAATTCCAACCGTGCATGGAGATGTTGAATTGGTTATCCCAGAAGGAACACAGACTGGCAAGAAATTCCGTCTACGTGGTAAGGGAGCACCTAGCCTTCGTGGCGGTGCCGTTGGTGACCAATATGTTACTGTCAATGTCGTGACTCCGACAGGTTTGAACGACCGCCAAAAAGCAGCGCTTAAAGAATTCGCAGCTGCAGGTGACTTGAAAGTCAATCCAAAGAAAAAAGGCTTCTTTGATCATATAAAAGATGCCTTTGAAGGAGAATAAACTAAAAAGAGCCGAGTGGCTCTTTTTAAAGCGTAAACCAGCTATATCCCATCAACTATACACCACAATTGAGACAACTCATTCACCGTTTCATAACTAATACTCTTCGAAAATCTCTTCAAACCGCGTCAACGTCGCCTTGCGTATATATGTAACTGACTTCGTCAGTCTTATCTACAACCTCAAAACAGTGTTTTGAGCAACCTGCGGCTAGTTTCTTAGTTTGCTCTTTGATTTTCATTGAGTATAAATCAAATACTTTCCCAGACTTTTCGCTGTAATGAAAACACCTGAAACCGATTGATTTCAGGTGTCCGGACACTTTGAGGCCTAGGCTCAAAGTTTAGGTATGGAGCTTCGAAGAAGGTCGCTACCGTCCGTCATTACTTAAGGAAAGTCTTAAGAAATCTATAAACTAAAAAGAGCCATCGGGCTCTTTTTACTTATCCTCAAGCTCCTGTGTTTCTTTTACCACAGTTAGTCTAGTTTGGAAATCTTTTTCCAAGACTTTGAACTTGTAGGTCAAATCTTTTTGGTATTCCTTGATAAGGGCTTTTTGTTGGTCGATGATTTGTAGGCTGTTTTGGATGATATCCAAATCATCCTTGATAGCTTCGACGCGGTCAGTTGTATCTAGCACTTCATCCTGAATGGCTTGGCGATTTTTCACGACAAAATAACTTCCGGCTGCAGCTCCTGCAAATAGCAATAGATTGGATAGTTTCATGGCAACTCCTTAAGCGTTTTTAATGGTTTCAGCGACTTGGGCAAGTTTGTCAAAGTCAGGTTCGTGGGCGATAAAGTCAATCTTGAGGTCATCTTCTGCACCGTAGCGGGGTACGAGATGCACGTGAGTATGAAAGACTGTTTGACCAGCAACTTCCTCACAGTTGGCGATGATATTCATGCCGACAGCCTTGGTAGCCTTCATGACTTTTTGAGCCACTGTTGGCACTTGGGCAAAGAGTTGGCTGGCACTTGCAGCATCCATCTCCAAAAGATTGCGATAGTGCTCTTTTGGTACAATGAGGGTGTGTCCAGGCGTTACTTGAGAGATATCAAGAAAGGCAAGAACATGCTCATCTTCGTATACTTTTGAAGCAGGAATCTCCCCTGCGATGATCTTACAAAAAATGCAATCTGACATAAAATCCACCTCTACTGTATTGAATTTTGATATAATATAGCTACATTATACCAGATTCGGAGAAAATATGTTAGAAATTAAAAACCTGACAGGTGGCTATGTTCACGTCCCTGTCTTGAAAGATGTGTCCTTTACCGTTGAAAGTGGGCAGTTGGTCGGTTTAATTGGTCTCAATGGTGCTGGGAAATCAACGACAATTAATGAGATCATTGGTCTGTTGACACCTTACAGTGGGGAAATCAAGATTAACGGTCTCACCCTGCGAGAAGATGCGACCAGCTATCGCAAGCAGATTGGCTATATCCCAGAAACGCCTAGTCTGTATGAGGAATTGACCCTCAGGGAGCATATCGAGACGGTTGCCATGGCCTATGGTATTGAGCAAAAAGTGGCTTTTGATCGTGTGGAACCTTTGTTAAAAATGTTTCGTTTGGATCAAAAATTAGACTGGTTTCCAGTACATTTCTCAAAAGGGATGAAGCAGAAGGTCATGATTATCTGTGCTTTTGTGGTGGATCCGAGTCTTTTCATCGTTGATGAGCCTTTTCTTGGGCTCGATCCGCTGGCCATTTCTGACTTGATTCAGCTTCTAGAAGTGGAAAAGCAAAAAGGCAAGTCCATTCTCATGAGTACCCACGTGCTAGACTCAGCAGAAAAGATGTGTGATGCCTTTGTCATTCTCCACAAGGGAGAGGTTCGGGCTCAGGGGAATCTCCAGCAACTGCGCGAGACCTTTAGCATGCCTGAAGCGAGTTTGAATGATATTTACTTGGCTCTGACCAAAGAGGAGGAGCTATGAAAGACTTGTTTTTAAAGCGAAAGCAGGCTTTTCGTAAGGAGTGTGTCAGTTATCTGCGCTATGTTCTCAATGACCACTTTGTCTTGTTCCTGCTAGTTCTCATCGGTTTTCTAGCTTACCAGTACAGTCAACTCCTGCAACATTTTCCTGAAAACCACTGGCCTATTCTCTTGTTTTTAGTAATAGTATCTATCTTGCTTTTGGCTTGGGGAGGAATCGCGACCTACATGGAAGGACCTGACAAGCTCTTTCTCTTAGTCAGTGAAGAGGAGGTTAAGTCTCACCTCAAAGGGCAGACAGTGCGCTCACTAGTCTTTTGGCTCTTTGTCCAAACCCTTTTCTTGCTTTTATTTGCGCCCTTATTTTTAGCCATGGGTTATGGCTTGCCAGTTTTTCTGGTCTATGTGCTTTTATTGGGAGTAGTAAAATATCTCCTCTTTCGTCAAAAGGCCAGCAAATTTTGTACTGAAACTGGCCTCGACTGGGACTATGTCATTGCCCAAGAAAGCAAGCGCAAGCAAGTCTTGCTTCGTTTCTTTGCTCTCTTTACTCAGGTCAAGGGGGTTTCAAATAGTGTCAAACGTCGCGCTTATCTGGATTTTATCCTTAAAGCAGTTCAGAAAGTGCCGAGCAAGATTTGGCAAAACCTCTATCTTCGTTCTTATCTGCGAAATGGAGATCTCTTTGCCCTCAGTCTCCGTCTCTTACTCCTATCCTTGTTAGCTGTGATCTTCATCGAGCAATCCTGGATCGCGACAGCAGTAGTAGTTTTATTTAACTATCTCCTGCTCTTTCAGTTACTGGCCCTCTATCATGCCTTTGACTACCAGTACTTGACTCAGCTCTTTCCACTAGAAAAAGGGGAGAAAGAGAAGGGATTGAAACAGATTGTGCTTGGTGTGGGAAGTGCAGTTCTTTTGCTGGAATTGCTAGTCGGAGCAGTGGTTTTTCAAGAAAAAATAGCCTTGTTGGCTCTTGTAGGGGCTAGTCTCTTCCTACAATTGTTTTATTTGCCTTACCAACTAAAAAGATTGGTTGACGAATAGACCAAAAACTAGTAGAATAGTAAGGAAACTTTATACGGAGGAAAGAAATGGACTTGGGTGATAATGAGCTAACGCTGACCCCTATCCCTGGGAAGAGTGGCAAAGCTTATATGGGAAGCTACCCTGATGGGAAGCGCGTCTTTGTAAAAATGAACACCTCTCCAATCCTACCTGGGCTAGCCAGAGAACAAATCGCTCCTCAATTACTATGGACTCGTCGTTTGCCAGATGGCCGTGATATGTGTGCTCAGGAATGGCTGACGGGTAAAATCTTGACCCCTTACGATATGAATCGCAAGCAGATTATCAATATCTTGAACCGCCTTCACCGCTCGCGTCCTTTGATGAAGCAGTTGAGCCGTTTGGGATACACCATGGAAACACCAGTTGATTTGCTACGTTCTTGGCAGCAAGGGGTTCCAGAAATCTTGAAGCAGAATCACTATTTGAACAGTGTGATTGCGGAGCTAGGTAAGACGGTTCCAGGTTTTAGGGAAGACCATGCAACGATTGTGCACGGGGATCTTCGTCATAGTAATTGGATTGAAACAGAGAGTGGACTCGTTTATCTAGTGGATTGGGATTCGGTTCGTCTGACGGATCGTATGTTTGATGTGGCGCATTTGCTATGCCACTACATTCCGGATCATCAGTGGCGCCAATGGTTGAGAGACTACGGCTATAAGTACAATCAGACAGTGTTAGATAAATTGTATTGGTATGGTCAGTATTCTTATTTGAACCAGATTGCCAAATACTGTGAAAATCAAGATTTAGACAATGTAAACCGGGAGATTTATGCCTTGCGCGTCTTCCGTGACAAGTATGGAAAGAAGAGATGAGAGTTAGAAATCGTAAAGGGGCGACAGAATTACTAGAGGCCAATCCTCAGTATGTGGTCCTCAATCCCTTGGAAGCTAAAGGGAAATGGCGAGACTTGTTTGGAAATGATCATCCTATTCATGTAGAGGTTGGAAGTGGGAAAGGGGCCTTCGTATCAGGAATGGCCAAGCAAAATCCTGACATCAACTACATTGGGATTGATATCCAAAAGTCGGTATTGAGTTATGCCTTGGATAAGGTATTAGAAGTTGGAGTGCCCAACATCAAGTTGCTGTGGGTAGATGGTTCAGATCTGACCGACTACTTTGAAGACGGTGAGATTGATCGTCTCTACCTAAACTTTTCAGATCCCTGGCCTAAAAAACGCCATGAAAAACGTCGTTTGACTTACAAGAGTTTCTTGGATACCTTCAAGCGCATCTTGCCTGAGAATGGGGAAATCCATTTCAAGACAGACAATCGTGGCTTGTTTGAGTACAGTCTAGTGAGCTTTTCTCAGTATGGGATGAAACTTAATGGGGTTTGGCTAGACTTGCATGCCAGTGATTTTGAAGGCAATGTCATGACAGAGTATGAGCAAAAATTCTCCAGCAAGGGTCAAGTGATCTACCGAGTTGAGGCAGAATTTTAAGAAATAGCTTGAAAACCAGCCGTTTGAGTGCTAATGCTTTACATAAATTGACAAACGTGCTATACTGATAGTAAGAATATGAGAAAGAGAGGCGGGGAAATATCTTCGCCTCTTGCTTATGAGGAGGTGGACACAATCGCAACAATCGTAGAATTAGTCAGAGAAGTTGTAGAACCTGTCATCCAAGCACCTTTCGAGCTCGTGGATATCGAGTATGGAAAGATTGGCAGTGACATGATTCTCAGTATTTTTGTAGATAAACCCGAAGGAATTACCTTGAACGACACGGCAGACTTGACAGAAATCATCAGTCCTGTTCTAGACACCATCAAGCCCGATCCCTTCCCAGAACAATATTTCCTAGAAATCACCAGTCCAGGCTTGGAACGTCCTTTGAAAACCAAGGATGCTGTCGCTGGAGCGGTTGGGAAATACATCCATGTCGGGCTCTACCAAGCCATCGATAAGCAAAAAGTCTTTGAAGGAACCTTGGTATCCTTTGAAGAGGACGAGTTGACCATGGAATATATGGACAAGACACGTAAGAAAACCGTCCAAATTCCATACAGTTTAGTATCAAAAGCACGTTTAGCAGTAAAACTATAGAAAAGAAAGGATAGCTTTTGAGGATTCAAAAGTAAAAAGAACATGAGTAAAGAAATGCTAGAGGCCTTCCGCATTTTGGAAGAAGACAAGGGTATCAAAAAAGAAGACATCATCGACGCAGTAGTAGAGTCGCTTCGTTCCGCTTATCGCAGACGCTATGGTCAATCTGACAGCGTAGCTATCGACTTCAATGAAAAGACAGGTGACTTTACTGTCTATACTGTTCGTGAAGTTGTAGATGAAGTATTTGATAGCCGTTTGGAAATCAGCTTGAAAGATGCCCTTGCCATTAATTCAGCCTATGAGCTTGGTGACAAAATCAAGTTTGAAGAAGCACCAGCTGAGTTTGGTCGTGTAGCAGCCCAATCTGCTAAACAAACCATCATGGAAAAAATGCGCAAGCAAACACGTGCCATCACCTACAATACTTATAAGGAACATGAACAAGAAATCATGTCTGGTACAGTAGAACGATTTGACAACCGCTTTATCTATGTCAACCTTGGCAGCATTGAAGCCCAATTGTCAAAACAAGACCAAATCCCTGGAGAAGTGTTTGCTTCCCACGACCGTATCGAAGTTTATGTCTACAAGGTTGAAGACAACCCTCGTGGTGTCAACGTCTTTGTTAGCCGTAGCCATCCAGAAATGATCAAACGCTTGATGGAACAAGAAATTCCAGAAGTTTACGATGGAACTGTTGAAATTATGAGCGTAGCCCGTGAAGCTGGTGACCGTACGAAAGTTGCTGTTCGTAGCCACAATCCAAACGTGGACGCTATCGGGACAATCGTTGGACGTGGTGGTGCTAATATCAAGAAAATCACCAGCAAATTCCACCCAGCTCGTTACGATGCTAAGAGCGACCGCATGATTCCTGTCGAAGAAAACATCGACGTTATCGAGTGGGTAGCAGATCCAGCTGAGTTTATCTACAATGCCATCGCACCGGCAGAGGTTGACCAAGTTATCTTTGATGAAAATGACAGCAAACGTGCCTTGGTCGTTGTACCTGATAACAAGCTATCTCTTGCCATCGGTCGTCGTGGACAAAACGTTCGCTTGGCAGCTCATTTGACAGGTTACCGTATCGATATCAAGTCTGCAAGTGAATTTGAAGCTATGGAAGAAGCAGGTCAAGTTGATTACGCAGCTGCGGATGAATTGACAGAAGAATAAAAGCTGCTAGAGGAGGGAAAGATGAAAACAAGAAAAATCCCTTTGCGCAAGTCTGTTGTATCCAATGAAGTGATTGATAAGCGTGATTTGCTCCGCATTGTCAAGAACAAAGAAGGACAGGTCTTTATCGATCCGACAGGCAAGGCCAATGGCCGTGGCGCTTATATCAAGCTAGACAATGCAGAAGCCCTAGAGGCAAAAAAGAAGAAAGTCTTTAACCGCAGCTTTAACATGGAAGTGGAAGAAAGCTTTTATGACGAGTTGATCGCTTATGTAGATCACAAAGTGAAAAGAAGAGAGTTAGGACTTGAATAAGCAAAAGATAAGCAATCTCTTGGGACTTGCTCAGCGAGCAGGCCGGATCATATCAGGTGAGGAATTGGTGGTCAAGGCCATCCAAGACCAGAAAGCCAAGCTAGTCTTTCTAGCCCATGATGCTGGTCCCAATCTGACCAAGAAGATTCAAGACAAAAGTGACTATTATCAAGTAGAAGTTATAACCGTGTTTTCAACACTGGAATTAAGCATAGCAGTCGGAAAATCGAGAAAGGTTTTGGCTGTGACAGATGCTGGATTTACAAAGAAAATGAGGTCTCTTATGGAATAGAAGAGGAGGACATGATTTGTCTAAGAAAAGATTGTACGAAATCGCAAAAGAACTTGGAAAAGAAAGTAAAGAAGTTGTAGCGCGTGCAAAAGAGTTGGGCTTGGATGTGAAAAGCCACTCATCGAGCGTAGAAGCAGTTGCTGCTGAACAAATCGCAGCTAGCTTTAAACCTGCACCTGCTCCTAAGGCAGAAGCAAAACCTGCAGCACCAAAAGTAAGTGTAGAAAAGAAAGTTGAAAAGCCTGTATCAGCTAAACCAGTTGTCGCTAAGGAAGAAAGTAAACCAGCTACACCTGCAGCTCCTAAGGAAGAAAAAGTAGTGGCCGCAAGACCACAGAGTCGAAACTTCAAGGCGGAGCGTGAGGCGCGTGCCAAAGAGCAGGCAGAACGACGCAAACAAAACAAGGGCAACAACCGTGACCAACAACAAAACGGCAACCGTCAGAAAAACGACGGCCGTAATGGTGGCAAACCTGGTCAAGGTAACCGCGACAATCGCCGATTTAACGACCAAGGGAAAAAACCACAAGGTCAAGGAAATCGTGGCAATGATCGCCGTCAGCAACAAGACTTCCAGCCCAAGCAAGTTGGCCCACGTGTTGACTTTAAAGCCCGTGCAGCAGCCCTAAAAGCAGAGCAAAATGCAGAGTACGCACGCTCAAGCGAGGAGCGCTTCAAACAATCGCAAGCTGCCAAAGAAGCCTTGGCTCAAGCTAACAAACGCAAGGAACCAGAGGAAATCTTTGAAGAAGCTGCTAAGCTAGCTGAACAAACGCAGCCAGCCGTAACAGTAGCTCCTGTAGCGAAAGAAGCGCCAGTGGATACACGTCGTAAAAAACAAGCTCGACCAGACAAAGAACGTGACGATTATGATCACGAAGAAGATGGTCCTAGAAAACAACAAAAGAATCGAAGTAGTCAGAATCAAGTGAGAAATCAAAGAAATAGTAACTGGAATAACAATAAGAAAAATAAAAAAGGGAACAAGCAAAACAACCGTAACCAGACTCCAAAACCTGTTACAGAGCGTAAGTTCCACGAATTGCCAACAGAATTTGAGTATACAGATGGTATGACTGTTGCGGAAATCGCAAAACGTATCAAACGTGAACCAGCTGAAATCGTTAAGAAACTCTTTATGATGGGTGTCATGGCCACACAAAACCAATCCTTGGATGGAGAAACAATTGAACTCCTCATGGTGGATTACGGTATCGAAGCCAAACAAAAGGTTGAAGTGGATAATGCCGACATCGAACGTTTCTTTGTCGAAGATGGCTATCTTAATGAAGATGAATTGGTTGAGCGTCCACCAGTTGTAACCATCATGGGACACGTTGACCATGGTAAGACAACCCTCTTGGATACCCTTCGTAACTCTCGTGTAGCGACAGGTGAAGCAGGTGGTATCACGCAGCATATCGGTGCCTACCAAATCGTTGAAAATGGCAAGAAGATCACCTTCCTTGATACACCGGGACACGCGGCCTTCACCTCTATGCGTGCGCGTGGTGCTTCTGTTACCGATATTACCATCTTGGTCGTTGCAGCCGACGACGGGGTTATGCCTCAGACTATCGAAGCCATCAACCACTCAAAAGCGGCAAACGTTCCAATTATCGTGGCTATCAACAAGATTGATAAACCAGGTGCCAACCCAGAACGCGTTATCGGTGAATTGGCAGAGCATGGGGTCATGTCAACAGCTTGGGGTGGAGATTCTGAATTTGTTGAAATCTCAGCTAAGTTCAACCAAAACATTGAAGAATTGTTGGAAACAGTCCTTCTTGTGGCTGAAATCCAAGAACTCAAAGCAGACCCAACAGTGCGTGCGATCGGTACGGTTA contains:
- a CDS encoding molecular chaperone DnaJ (chaperone Hsp40; co-chaperone with DnaK; Participates actively in the response to hyperosmotic and heat shock by preventing the aggregation of stress-denatured proteins and by disaggregating proteins, also in an autonomous, dnaK-independent fashion); translation: MNNTEFYDRLGVSKNASADEIKKAYRKLSKKYHPDINKEPGAEEKYKEVQEAYETLSDDQKRAAYDQYGAAGANGGFGGAGGFGGFDGAGGFGGFEDIFSSFFGGGGASRNPNAPRQGDDLQYRVNLTFEEAIFGAEKEVKYNREASCRTCNGSGAKPGTSPVTCGRCHGAGVINVDTQTPLGMMRRQVTCDVCHGRGKEIKDPCTTCHGTGHEKQAHSVHVKIPAGVETGQQIRLAGQGEAGFNGGPYGDLYVVVSVEASDKFEREGTTIFYKLNLNIVQATLGDTVEIPTVHGDVELVIPEGTQTGKKFRLRGKGAPSLRGGAVGDQYVTVNVVTPTGLNDRQKAALKEFAAAGDLKVNPKKKGFFDHIKDAFEGE
- a CDS encoding histidine triad protein; this translates as MSDCIFCKIIAGEIPASKVYEDEHVLAFLDISQVTPGHTLIVPKEHYRNLLEMDAASASQLFAQVPTVAQKVMKATKAVGMNIIANCEEVAGQTVFHTHVHLVPRYGAEDDLKIDFIAHEPDFDKLAQVAETIKNA
- a CDS encoding multidrug ABC transporter ATP-binding protein — encoded protein: MLEIKNLTGGYVHVPVLKDVSFTVESGQLVGLIGLNGAGKSTTINEIIGLLTPYSGEIKINGLTLREDATSYRKQIGYIPETPSLYEELTLREHIETVAMAYGIEQKVAFDRVEPLLKMFRLDQKLDWFPVHFSKGMKQKVMIICAFVVDPSLFIVDEPFLGLDPLAISDLIQLLEVEKQKGKSILMSTHVLDSAEKMCDAFVILHKGEVRAQGNLQQLRETFSMPEASLNDIYLALTKEEEL
- a CDS encoding multidrug ABC transporter permease — translated: MKDLFLKRKQAFRKECVSYLRYVLNDHFVLFLLVLIGFLAYQYSQLLQHFPENHWPILLFLVIVSILLLAWGGIATYMEGPDKLFLLVSEEEVKSHLKGQTVRSLVFWLFVQTLFLLLFAPLFLAMGYGLPVFLVYVLLLGVVKYLLFRQKASKFCTETGLDWDYVIAQESKRKQVLLRFFALFTQVKGVSNSVKRRAYLDFILKAVQKVPSKIWQNLYLRSYLRNGDLFALSLRLLLLSLLAVIFIEQSWIATAVVVLFNYLLLFQLLALYHAFDYQYLTQLFPLEKGEKEKGLKQIVLGVGSAVLLLELLVGAVVFQEKIALLALVGASLFLQLFYLPYQLKRLVDE
- a CDS encoding aminoglycoside phosphotransferase, producing the protein MDLGDNELTLTPIPGKSGKAYMGSYPDGKRVFVKMNTSPILPGLAREQIAPQLLWTRRLPDGRDMCAQEWLTGKILTPYDMNRKQIINILNRLHRSRPLMKQLSRLGYTMETPVDLLRSWQQGVPEILKQNHYLNSVIAELGKTVPGFREDHATIVHGDLRHSNWIETESGLVYLVDWDSVRLTDRMFDVAHLLCHYIPDHQWRQWLRDYGYKYNQTVLDKLYWYGQYSYLNQIAKYCENQDLDNVNREIYALRVFRDKYGKKR
- a CDS encoding tRNA (guanine-N7)-methyltransferase, which encodes MRVRNRKGATELLEANPQYVVLNPLEAKGKWRDLFGNDHPIHVEVGSGKGAFVSGMAKQNPDINYIGIDIQKSVLSYALDKVLEVGVPNIKLLWVDGSDLTDYFEDGEIDRLYLNFSDPWPKKRHEKRRLTYKSFLDTFKRILPENGEIHFKTDNRGLFEYSLVSFSQYGMKLNGVWLDLHASDFEGNVMTEYEQKFSSKGQVIYRVEAEF
- a CDS encoding ribosome maturation protein RimP is translated as MDTIATIVELVREVVEPVIQAPFELVDIEYGKIGSDMILSIFVDKPEGITLNDTADLTEIISPVLDTIKPDPFPEQYFLEITSPGLERPLKTKDAVAGAVGKYIHVGLYQAIDKQKVFEGTLVSFEEDELTMEYMDKTRKKTVQIPYSLVSKARLAVKL
- a CDS encoding transcription elongation factor NusA, with translation MSKEMLEAFRILEEDKGIKKEDIIDAVVESLRSAYRRRYGQSDSVAIDFNEKTGDFTVYTVREVVDEVFDSRLEISLKDALAINSAYELGDKIKFEEAPAEFGRVAAQSAKQTIMEKMRKQTRAITYNTYKEHEQEIMSGTVERFDNRFIYVNLGSIEAQLSKQDQIPGEVFASHDRIEVYVYKVEDNPRGVNVFVSRSHPEMIKRLMEQEIPEVYDGTVEIMSVAREAGDRTKVAVRSHNPNVDAIGTIVGRGGANIKKITSKFHPARYDAKSDRMIPVEENIDVIEWVADPAEFIYNAIAPAEVDQVIFDENDSKRALVVVPDNKLSLAIGRRGQNVRLAAHLTGYRIDIKSASEFEAMEEAGQVDYAAADELTEE
- a CDS encoding DNA-binding protein — translated: MKTRKIPLRKSVVSNEVIDKRDLLRIVKNKEGQVFIDPTGKANGRGAYIKLDNAEALEAKKKKVFNRSFNMEVEESFYDELIAYVDHKVKRRELGLE
- a CDS encoding translation initiation factor IF-2, whose product is MSKKRLYEIAKELGKESKEVVARAKELGLDVKSHSSSVEAVAAEQIAASFKPAPAPKAEAKPAAPKVSVEKKVEKPVSAKPVVAKEESKPATPAAPKEEKVVAARPQSRNFKAEREARAKEQAERRKQNKGNNRDQQQNGNRQKNDGRNGGKPGQGNRDNRRFNDQGKKPQGQGNRGNDRRQQQDFQPKQVGPRVDFKARAAALKAEQNAEYARSSEERFKQSQAAKEALAQANKRKEPEEIFEEAAKLAEQTQPAVTVAPVAKEAPVDTRRKKQARPDKERDDYDHEEDGPRKQQKNRSSQNQVRNQRNSNWNNNKKNKKGNKQNNRNQTPKPVTERKFHELPTEFEYTDGMTVAEIAKRIKREPAEIVKKLFMMGVMATQNQSLDGETIELLMVDYGIEAKQKVEVDNADIERFFVEDGYLNEDELVERPPVVTIMGHVDHGKTTLLDTLRNSRVATGEAGGITQHIGAYQIVENGKKITFLDTPGHAAFTSMRARGASVTDITILVVAADDGVMPQTIEAINHSKAANVPIIVAINKIDKPGANPERVIGELAEHGVMSTAWGGDSEFVEISAKFNQNIEELLETVLLVAEIQELKADPTVRAIGTVIEARLDKGKGAVATLLVQQGTLNVQDPIVVGNTFGRVRAMTNDLGRRVKVAGPSTPVSITGLNEAPMAGDHFAVYEDEKSARAAGEERAKRALMKQRQATQRVSLENLFDTLKAGELKSVNVIIKADVQGSVEALSASLQKIDVEGVKVTIVHSAVGAINESDVTLAEASNAFIVGFNVRPTPQARQQAEADDVEIRLHSIIYKVIEEMEEAMKGMLDPEFEEKVIGEAVIRETFKVSKVGTIGGFMVTSGKVTRDSKVRVIRDGVVIYDGELASLKHYKDDVKEVTNGREGGLMIDGYNDIKTDDVIEAYVMEEIKR